A window of the Fusarium fujikuroi IMI 58289 draft genome, chromosome FFUJ_chr09 genome harbors these coding sequences:
- a CDS encoding related to dimethylaniline monooxygenase — translation METLDVAIVGAGWAGLAAAKTRHQLHPEESLAVFDSAATLGGTWAKHRLYTGLKTNNMLGTYQYPDFPMDTETFGVKPGQHIPGQIVHRYLETYARHFDIYDKIRFEHKVETAEHHENGGWVLTVRDIKVGDDIKIRARRLVLATGLTSEPFLPIFQGQEDFRAPIFHGKDLRNNEDTYGTAKSVTVFGGTKSAWDMVYLYATKGIQVNWVIRESGHGPAWNAPPYVTPLKKWLEKLAHIRMLTWFSPCSWGAADGYVKTRNFYHGTFIGRAIVDKFWSILGNDVITLNKYDSHPETAKLKPWSNAMFVATSIGILNYEKDFFEVVKEGLVKIHIADIERLSEQKVHLSDGTALHTDVLCCATGWKHVPPIKFLPEGITEDIGMPHTPSPNLFPYASLLDQVDKEIFDKFPRLKDQPIQKVQNSKYHTLLEDKGLSSNDDVTPSTELTPYTLYHFIVPPSSQFLKTRDIAFVGMLVNFSNPIVCHVQSLWMNAFFDDMIPSLPRNPSPEFVSRFQHEAVLHSRFGKWRYPGGFGHSFPDFVFDAVPYLDLLLKDLGLPIYRKNGAFAEMTDPYGPEDYTTVVDEWKAKHLEPEAPWYQWIHALAY, via the exons gttgggctgggctggctgcGGCCAAGACTCGCCATCAGTTACACCCTGAAGAATCTCTGGCGGTCTTCGACTCAGCTGCTACGCTTGGTGGCACTTGGGCGAAACATCGCCTCTATACGGGCCTGAAAACCAACAACATGTTGGGTACTTACCAGTATCCTGATTTCCCCATGGACACGGAAACCTTTGGTGTCAAGCCAGGTCAGCACATTCCTGGCCAGATAGTACACAGATACCTGGAGACCTATGCTCGACACTTTGATATATATGACAAGATCCGGTTTGAGCACAAAGTCGAGACAGCAGAGCACCATGAAAACGGCGGTTGGGTTCTAACGGTAAGGGACATCAAAGTCGGTGACGATATCAAAATCAGGGCCAGAAGACTGGTTCTCGCGACAGGCCTCACTTCAGAACCCTTTCTACCAATCTTCCAAGGCCAGGAAGACTTCAGGGCTCCCATCTTTCATGGAAAAGACCTACGCAACAATGAGGATACCTACGGAACGGCCAAATCAGTGACAGTATTCGGCGGTACAAAGTCAGCCTGGGATATGGTATATTTATATGCCACCAAAGGTATTCAAGTGAACTGGGTTATTCGAG AATCTGGCCATGGCCCTGCTTGGAATGCTCCTCCTTATGTCACACCTCTCAAGAAGTGGCTCGAGAAACTCGCCCATATAAGAATGTTAACGTGGTTCAGTCCGTGCAGTTGGGGTGCAGCAGATGGTTACGTGAAGACTCGCAACTTCTACCACGGAACATTCATTGGAAGAGCCATTGTCGATAAGTTCTGGAGTATCCTTGGCAACGACGTTATCACGCTCAACAAATACGACTCTCACCCGGAGACGGCCAAGCTTAAGCCCTGGTCCAATGCCATGTTTGTGGCGACGAGTATAGGGATTCTCAACTACGAGAAGGACTTTttcgaggttgtcaaggaaGGGTTGGTCAAGATACATATTGCTGATATCGAACGGTTGAGTGAGCAAAAGGTGCACTTGTCCGACGGCACGGCATTACATACAgatgtgctgtgctgtgcaaCGGGTTGGAAACATGTTCCTCCTATCAAATTCCTCCCAGAAGGGATTACTGAGGATATTGGGATGCCTCATACGCCGTCACCAAATTTGTTCCCTTATGCATCGCTCCTGGATCAAGTTGATAAGGAGATCTTCGACAAGTTCCCTCGTCTCAAAGACCAGCCCATACAGAAGGTGCAAAATAGCAAGTATCATACACTGCTAGAGGACAAAGGTCTCTCTAGCAATGACGATGTCACGCCATCGACAGAGCTGACCCCGTATACGCTATATCACTTCATCGTCCCGCCGTCAAGTCAGTTCCTCAAGACCCGAGACATTGCCTTCGTGGGAATGCTAGTCAACTTCAGCAACCCCATAGTTTGCCATGTCCAGTCGCTCTGGATGAACGCCTTCTTCGACGATATGATTCCATCTCTCCCTCGAAACCCTTCACCAGAATTTGTATCTCGATTCCAACACGAGGCAGTGCTTCATAGTCGATTCGGAAAATGGAGATACCCAGGTGGTTTTGGGCACAGCTTTCCAGACTTTGTGTTTGATGCTGTTCCGTATCTGGACCTGCTGCTCAAGGACCTAGGTTTACCGATATATAGAAAGAATGGTGCATTTGCTGAGATGACGGATCCATATGGGCCAGAGGATTATACGACAGTCGTGGACGAGTGGAAGGCAAAGCACCTTGAGCCAGAAGCTCCATGGTATCAATGGATACACGCGCTCGCCTATTGA
- a CDS encoding related to MAP kinase pathway-interacting Ubc2: protein MMSFDGGTAYAESDADDEYERSMGDHSPITNSEHSPIDSELSTSAEHTPTTYGHRSSADRLPETIITEWTVEECADFIGTIGLQQYADRFIENEIVGEALVALQHDDLKSMGIASVGHRLTILKSVYDVKKAQDVPIESDHYLPLSADAEAQYATATIKDIKHLVEQFRLRDERMNLLEQDLRRMTEDFRRLREDMLPALRLVKDAQQPLPNLSGNSQQAYGYETTISPPAPTPPPGSSQSGSSVKRQYSTRKILIGATPKNASPTQSTHERSIAETALDPASAAERAVLSSSHLAAMNGGGQGSSSPSYPSPNIPSPTSPQTHMSATTLASRSYRSEAPTPSTRTTFNDEGHANAVYASREKAPQGPPRRRETPVPDTPSQSNASVEIFKSFRVSMEDPCYKVLPAALKKYQINAPWDQYALYIVYGDQERCLGLEEKPLILFKQLDKEGKKPMFMLRKTTTAPLDGEPGSAGLGSTSRGAPTGYDPPGGII, encoded by the exons ATGATGAGCTTCGATGGTGGCACAGCTTACGCCGAGTCCGACGCCGACGACGAATACGAGCGAAGCATGGGCGACCACTCTCCTATCACCAACTCTGAGCATTCCCCCATAGACTCCGAGCTGTCGACCTCCGCAGAGCATACTCCTACTACATACGGCCACCGCAGCAGCGCCGACCGTCTTCCAGAAACCATCATCACCGAATGGACCGTTGAGGAATGTGCTGATTTCATTGGCACCATTGGTCTTCAACAGTACGCCGATCGCTTTATAG AAAACGAGATTGTTGGTGAGGCCCTGGTAGCGTTACAACATGACGATCTCAAGAGCATGGGCATTGCTAGCGTGGGACATCGTCTAACGATCCTCAAAAGCGTATATGATGTCAAAAAGGCTCAAGATGTCCCTATTGAGAGCGACCACTACCTACCCCTAT CCGCCGACGCCGAGGCGCAATATGCTACCGCAACTATCAAGGACATCAAACATCTCGTCGAACAATTCCGTCTCCGCGATGAACGCATGAACCTACTCGAACAGGATCTGCGACGAATGACAGAAGATTTCAGACGATTGCGAGAGGATATGCTCCCGGCCTTGCGCTTGGTCAAGGATGCGCAGCAACCATTGCCCAACCTGAGTGGTAACAGCCAGCAGGCCTACGGCTACGAAACAACCATATCGCCCCCCGCACCAACACCACCCCCAGGCTCGAGTCAATCTGGAAGCTCAGTCAAGCGACAATATTCTACCCGCAAGATTCTTATCGGAGCTACACCAAAGAATGCATCACCCACTCAATCTACACACGAAAGGTCAATAGCGGAGACTGCGCTGGACCCCGCAAGTGCTGCAGAGCGAGCTGTCCTATCGTCTTCCCATCTTGCAGCTATGAACGGAGGTGGCCAGGGCTCGTCCTCCCCTTCGTATCCCTCACCCAACATACCCTCCCCGACATCTCCTCAGACCCACATGTCCGCTACGACCCTCGCCTCTCGATCCTACCGCAGTGAAGCACCGACACCCTCCACACGAACCACCTTCAACGACGAAGGTCACGCCAACGCAGTCTATGCCTCCCGCGAAAAGGCACCGCAAGGGCCGCCCCGCCGACGAGAAACCCCTGTACCTGATACACCCAGTCAGAGCAATGCTTCagtcgagatcttcaagtcTTTCCGCGTCAGTATGGAAGATCCTTGCTACAAGGTTCTTCCTGCTGCACTAAAAAAGTACCAGATCAACGCTCCATGGGACCAATATGCTCTCTATATTGTGTACGGCGATCAGGAACGTTGTCTGGGTCTTGAGGAGAAGCCATTGATTCTGTTTAAGCAACTAGACAAGGAAGGCAAGAAACCCATGTTTATGCTACGaaagacaacaacagcacctTTAGATGGAGAGCCAGGAAGCGCAGGGCTGGGCAGCACCTCAAGAGGGGCTCCGACAGGCTACGATCCCCCCGGAGGAATCATCTAA
- a CDS encoding probable LCB2-serine C-palmitoyltransferase subunit — protein sequence MSQPVKSGERRPSTSKGNRITNFFSSSPKSTGAQQALAAVQQNQAAATGFSPSPGLPTISLSTASPGDPNSIDASTTTLFQPKSVEEIDRQKRADAQFGPLLHSSHRYTSQSHGEPLQAPVEDEPPYYFILTTYISYLILIVLGHIRDFFGKRFGNPKHYRALKASNGYAALNSDFDNFYVRRLKMRLDDCFARPTTGVPGRFITLMDRKSDDFNRTYQYTGTYTETLNMSSYNYLGFAQSEGPCADAVEACVKQYGISFCSPRGAAGTSDLALEVEREVAEFVGKPASMVFSMGYVTNSSSFPALVSKGCLIISDELNHASIRVGARLSGAVIQSFKHNDMADLERVVREAISQGQPRTHRPWKKILVVVEGLYSMEGTMCDLPGILALKNKYKFYLFVDEAHSVGALGPRGRGVCDYFGIDPSEVDILMGTLTKSFGANGGYIAAEKHIIDKLKSSNAATQYGETPAPCVLMQILASLKLITGELCPGQGEERLQRIAFNSRYLRLGLKRLGLIVYGHDDSPIIPVMLYHPAKLPAFSHEMLRRKISVVVVGYPATPLISSRARFCVSAAHNKEDLDRLLAACDEVGDILQIKFSTGVAGGLEHLPEGVDPKNEKEWRKENRIPLQAPRWNLEDVVQHGVQDSKIPLR from the coding sequence ATGTCTCAACCCGTCAAGTCGGGCGAGAGGCGCCCCTCTACCTCAAAAGGCAACCGTATCaccaacttcttctccagtaGCCCCAAGTCCACTGGCGCCCAGCAAGCCCTTGCCGCTGTGCAGCAGAATCAAGCTGCTGCTACTGGgttctctccttctcccgGTCTGCCTACCATCTCTCTCTCAACCGCGAGCCCTGGCGATCCCAACAGCATCGATGCTTCAACGACCACTCTCTTCCAGCCTAAGTCGGTCGAGGAGATCGACCGTCAGAAGCGTGCCGATGCTCAGTTTGGCCCTCTCCTCCACTCAAGTCATCGATACACTAGCCAGTCTCATGGAGAGCCTCTTCAGGCCCCTGTCGAAGATGAGCCTCCTTACTATTTCATTCTCACCACTTACATCAGCTACCTGATCCTGATCGTTCTTGGTCATATTCGCGACTTCTTTGGCAAGCGTTTCGGCAACCCCAAGCACTATCGTGCCCTTAAAGCCAGCAACGGTTATGCAGCTCTCAACAGCGATTTCGACAATTTCTATGTCCGACGTCTCAAGATGCGCCTGGACGATTGTTTCGCTCGCCCCACCACTGGCGTCCCTGGACGCTTCATCACACTGATGGACCGCAAGTCCGACGACTTCAATCGCACCTATCAATATACCGGCACCTACACTGAGACTCTCAACATGAGTTCGTACAACTATCTTGGTTTTGCCCAGTCTGAAGGTCCTTGTGCCGACGCTGTGGAGGCGTGCGTCAAGCAATATGGAATCAGTTTCTGCAGCCCCCGTGGTGCTGCTGGTACTTCCGATCTTGCTCTTGAAGTCGAGCGTGAGGTTGCCGAATTTGTTGGCAAGCCCGCTTCTATGGTTTTCTCCATGGGTTATGTCACAAACTCGAGCTCTTTCCCCGCCCTTGTCTCCAAGGGTTGTCTGATCATTTCCGATGAACTCAATCACGCCTCCATTCGTGTCGGTGCTCGTCTTTCTGGTGCCGTTATTCAGAGCTTCAAGCACAATGATATGGCCGATCTGGAACGTGTTGTTCGGGAAGCTATTTCCCAAGGTCAACCCCGCACCCACCGTCCCTGGAAGAAGATTCTAGTCGTCGTCGAAGGTCTCTACTCTATGGAGGGTACCATGTGTGATCTCCCCGGTATTCTTGCTCTGAAGAACAAGTACAAGTTCTATCTCTTCGTTGACGAGGCTCACTCTGTCGGTGCTCTTGGCCCCCGCGGTCGTGGTGTTTGCGACTACTTTGGCATTGACCCCTCCGAAGTTGATATTCTTATGGGAACTCTGACAAAATCTTTTGGTGCCAACGGTGGTTACATCGCAGCCGAGAAACATAtcatcgacaagctcaagagctCCAACGCTGCTACTCAGTATGGTGAAACTCCTGCCCCTTGTGTGCTTATGCAAATTTTGGCTTCCCTGAAACTCATTACTGGCGAGCTGTGCCCTGGTCAAGGTGAGGAGCGTCTTCAGCGCATTGCCTTCAACTCTCGTTACCTTCGTCTCGGACTTAAGCGTCTTGGCCTTATTGTCTATGGCCACGATGACTCTCCTATCATTCCTGTCATGCTCTACCACCCCGCCAAGCTCCCTGCGTTCAGTCACGAGATGCTTCGACGAAAAATCTCCGTCGTCGTTGTTGGATATCCTGCGACCCCACTCATCAGCTCTCGCGCCCGTTTCTGTGTTTCTGCTGCCCACAACAAGGAGGATCTTGACCGTCTGTTGGCTGCCTGCGACGAAGTCGGTGACATCCTGCAGATCAAGTTCTCGACCGGTGTGGCAGGCGGACTGGAACATCTTCCCGAGGGTGTCGACCCCAAGAACGAAAAGGAATGGAGAAAGGAAAACAGGATCCCCCTTCAGGCCCCCCGTTGGAACCTGGAAGACGTTGTACAACACGGTGTCCAGGATTCAAAGATTCCCCTACGCTAA
- a CDS encoding related to acetoacetyl-CoA synthetase: MSIDKLTPSAAAPPSEDNVLWRHSDPKSTHMWKFLEHVNKKHGLSLDGYPALYKWSIDEVAQFWEEVWHFAGVTASKPFEEVLPKNAPMYPRPDFFSGSRLNFAENLLFPATSPLPEPTAPAVITITELPNSTVTTSWAELREAVRRCSNALRAAGLKPNDVVAGFVSNHVEALVAMLAAASVGAIWTGISPDNGVSAVLDRLSQIAPKVLFADNGTVYNGKEWSSVAKTTEIVAALKDKGLERVVVINNISSGGLGLEELEKHGVLAVDYAKMLESASKDPLKFEQLPPAHPLYVLYSSGTTGLPKAIVHTALGTLLQHKKEHLLHCSLDSSSRMLYYTTTSWMMWHWSIGALAVGSTIIVYSGSPFRPHGHLSLPRLLSDLKVTHFGTSAAYLTALEANNVYPVRDESIDLSNLQAIYSTASPLPHRPSNIISLFGAPCPLLPVRVGEIQCAGLGMAIRAVDSVTGEPIKADEPGDLVCIKPFLCQPLTFFGPSGEAKYQSAYFERFENICGVEGAVWHHGDFVKIPDPATGSLVMLGRSDGVLKPSGVRFGSAEIYNILTRFFASEVEDAVCIGRRRETDSDETVCLFVVMVPGHEFSDDLRLRIKSKIKSELSPRHVPGVVEECGGGVPKTGNGKKIEVAVKQILSGMNVKTNASVANPESLDWFKKWAETH, translated from the exons ATGTCGATTGACAAACTTACACCTTCTGCTGCGGCACCTCCTTCTGAAGATAATGTCCTCTGGAGGCATTCGGATCCAAAGTCCACTCACATGTGGAAATTTCTTGAGCACGTGAACAAGAAGCATGGTTTAAGTCTCGATGGTTACCCAGCACTATACAAGTGGTCGATCGATGAAGTTGCTCAGTTCTGGGAGGAAGTTTGGCATTTTGCTGGGGTTACAGCATCAAAGCCCTTTGAAGAG GTCCTTCCTAAAAATGCTCCTATGTACCCCCGACcagacttcttctcgggCTCACGTCTTAACTTCGCCGAGAACCTCCTCTTTCCCGCAACCTCTCCACTTCCCGAGCCCACTGCTCCAGCCGTTATCACTATTACCGAGTTGCCAAACTCCACAGTGACTACTTCATGGGCTGAGTTGCGTGAGGCAGTCCGTCGTTGTTCTAATGCCCTGCGTGCAGCTGGTCTTAAGCCCAATGATGTTGTTGCGGGCTTCGTCTCAAATCATGTTGAAGCGCTGGTTGCTATGCTTGCTGCCGCCTCAGTCGGTGCCATTTGGACTGGTATAAGTCCTGATAACGGTGTTTCTGCTGTCCTGGACCGTCTGAGCCAGATTGCTCCCAAGGTGCTATTTGCCGATAACGGCACTGTCTACAACGGCAAGGAGTGGTCTAGTGTAGCAAAGACGACTGAGATTGTGGCTGCGTTGAAGGACAAGGGGCTTGAGAGAGTAGTTGTGATTAACAACATCAGCTCTGGTggacttggtcttgaggagcttgagaagcatGGCGTGTTGGCTGTTGATTACGCCAAGATGCTCGAGTCTGCTTCTAAAGACCCCCTGAAGTTCGAGCAGCTTCCTCCAGCTCATCCCCTCTATGTTCTCTACTCCAGTGGTACAACTGGCCTCCCCAAGGCCATTGTTCATACAGCTTTAGGTACACTTCTGCAGCACAAGAAGGAGCATCTCCTTCATTGCTCACTCGATTCCTCATCTCGAATGCTCTACTATACGACTACCTCCTGGATGATGTGGCACTGGAGCATCGGAGCTCTTGCCGTTGGCTCTACTATCATTGTCTACTCTGGCTCTCCTTTCCGCCCCCATGGTCATCTCTCACTCCCACGTCTCCTCTCTGACCTCAAGGTCACTCATTTCGGTACCTCAGCCGCCTATCTGACTGCACTGGAGGCCAACAACGTTTACCCTGTCCGTGACGAGTCGATTGATCTCTCAAACCTGCAGGCTATCTACTCCACTGCTTCACCCCTCCCCCATCGACCTTCAA ACATTATCTCACTATTCGGAGCGCCTTGCCCACTGCTCCCTGTTCGTGTTGGTGAGATCCAGTGCGCTGGTCTTGGTATGGCTATCCGTGCTGTTGATTCCGTCACGGGCGAACCCATCAAGGCCGACGAGCCAGGTGATCTTGTCTGCATCAAGCCTTTCCTTTGCCAGCCCCTGACCTTTTTCGGTCCTAGCGGCGAGGCCAAGTATCAATCGGCTTATTTTGAGAGGTTCGAAAACATCTGCGGCGTTGAGGGAGCAGTATGGCACCATGGAGATTTCGTCAAGATTCCTGACCCTGCAACTGGCAGCCTTGTCATGCTTGGACGATCAGACGGTGTGCTGAAGCCATCAGGGGTGAGGTTCGGCTCAGCCGAGATCTACAACATTCTCACACGCTTCTTCGCATCTGAAGTCGAGGATGCAGTTTGCATTGGACGTAGACGGGAGACAGACTCAGACGAGACTGTATGTCTCTTTGTGGTGATGGTACCTGGACATGAATTCAGCGATGACCTGCGCCTAAGGATCAAGTCCAAGATCAAGTCTGAGTTGAGCCCTCGACATGTACCTGGCGTCGTGGAGGAGTGTGGAGGCGGCGTCCCCAAGACTGGCAATGGAAAGAA GATTGAGGTCGCAGTGAAACAGATCCTTTCTGGTATGAATGTCAAGACCAATGCCAGTGTTGCAAACCCTGAATCACTAGATTGGTTTAAGAAGTGGGCGGAAACTCACTAG